The following is a genomic window from Anaerolineales bacterium.
GGCGGACGGAAACCAAAGTCAATATCATACGAAGCGTAGTACAGGAAAAGCAGCAAGACTAGGAAAACCTGGCTCAGGCCATTGAGCAAGCTGGTCTTGAGCAAACCTGGCTCTCCTTTGACGCCGGCCGCGGAAAGCAGCAGGAGCAACCCCAAAACCATGCTAAAGGCCTGGCCCAGCAGCAACACCAGGCTGGTCAGCCCGGCGCCAGGGGTGTTAAGCACCAAGGCCAGCAGCGTCAAGGCGCCGGCCAGCAGGGCGTGCAGCCAGCTCGGGCGCAGGCCTGCGATCTGTGTGCCGATATACAAGCCGAGGAAGTTGCCCAACACCAGGAAGATGGCCGCCGCAGGGGTATGCCAGCCGGCATTGGAGGAGATCAGAGGCAGGCTCTGGAAGACGAGCAGCTGCAGGAACAGCCAGGGACCAACCGCCAGCGTGGCCAGGTTGGCCTTCCAGCTGCCGTCGTGGGCCGCCGGCGCGCCGGCGGCCTCCCGGTTGAGCGTCCAAAGCTGCACAACCACAAGCGCCAGCACCACCACTACGGGCCATAAGCCGCTCTGCCACGAGAGGTCCAGCGTGCGTCCGGCGGCGACGATCACGCCGTCCAGCGCCAGGCCCAGCAGGAAAGCCAGGCCAAAGTGCAGCGGGGCATTGCCACCCTGGGCGCGCACGCTGCCGATGGCTACCGGAATGAAGATGAGGAACAGAACTACCGCCGCGGCGGAAATGTACAGGTCCAGCGGGGCCGTCTGAGCGAATTGCTCCGCGGCGCGCAGGAGGGCCAGGCCGCCTGCGCTCACCCACAGCGCATTGCGCGTGCTCACCAGGCGGTTGAGCAGCCCGGCCAGGAAACTGAGCGCAAAAATGCCGATGGCCACCGGGGCCAGGCTGAGCGAGGACATGCCCACCGAGTCGCGCAGGTAGCCCACGAAGCCGACAAAGAGCACGCGCAGCTCCTGCAGGCCGAAGACCACAGTCAGCGCAGTCAGCAGCCAGGCCGGGGCGTGGCGCTGCCAATCTTTCGTGAAGGTCGATAGCATAAGTGTTTGCCTTTCTTGGCGAAGTTAGGGTTTCTTGCGTTTTTGGGTGCTTTGCCGATATACAGCGTCAGGTTCATGCAGGTAAGCCTTGAGGGCGCCCGGAGTGCGTAAGGTCTTGATCACATCCGGCAGGCTGGCCAGAAATACCACCCCCCAAGTGGCGATAATAAAGTATACGATCTCGGCAGGGCGGTTTTGCCGCGCGGCCACCACCAGCATGCTGGCAAAGCCGGCCGTGCTGGTGTAAAGGATGTTGCGGGTAGGCAGCAAGATCGCCATGCCCACTACAAAGCTCCAAAAGCCCTCCGGGAAGACGATGTAGCTGATCGCCCCCAGGGCGGCCAGCAGGCCTTTGCCGCCGTGGAAGCGCAGCCACACCGGCCAGTTGTGGCCCGCCACCACGGCCATACCGTTGAGCAGCCGCTCAGGGTAGTCTACACCAAGCACTTCGGCCAGCCACAGCGCTGCGGCGCCCTTAGCCACGTCCAGAGCGCCGCCCAGCAGCCCCCAAGCCACGCCCAGTTGGCGTGACAGGTTGCGCCCGCCCACATTGCGGCTGCCCACCTGGCGCAGGTCTATACCCTTGACCCAGCGGGCCAGGATTTGTGTAAAGGGGATGGAACCGATCAGATAGCTGGAGACGAGCGAAAGGACAAGCTTGGCTTCCATAAGTCCCTAGTATCGGTGAAAACCGTGATCTTGGCTAGCTCTTGCGCAGCGATTGCCAGAGCAGGCAAATGCCGACGACGATAATGATCACCGGCCAAACGTAGTTCCAACTGGCTGCACTGCCCAGGCTGACAAACAAGCCGAAAAGGATCAGAGCTCCGGCCGGGAAAATGGCCCAGCCCAAGGGCTCGCTGCTGGTGCGCAACTGGCTGATGACCAGGAAAGTCAGGCCAATGCCGATAAAGAGCAACCCGCCGGTTTCAAAGGGCAAATCCAGCCGCAGATCATCCAGTACCGAAATGATCGCCAGCGTGAACATGACCCCGCTGGGGATCAGCGCCCACCAGTTGCTGGGTTCGCGCCGGAAGATGAACAGGAAGCCTGCTCCAATGGCGCCAAGAAAGACCGCGCCGCCCAGAGCATCGCCGATGGGCGGGAAGAATAGATCGAGGAGGTTGGAAGCCGCCAAACCCGCCAGCACCAACCCGGCGAAATTCAGCCAGGGATTGTTTTGGAGGCGCGCCTGGTCAAAGAAATACAAGGCACCCAAGGCCCACAGGCCGGCAAACAAGGCATCGTTCCAGTTGCCTTTCAGGTAACCCCATTGCTGCAGGCCGATCAGGATGCCGCCGGCGATCAGCAGCACGCCAAAGATGGTGCGGTAGTCTCTTTGCATGGTTCTCCTATTTCACCTGTACTGAACTGAGGCCAACTTCGATCATCAACTCCAGTGTATTGGCCGCTTTGTCATAGTCTACGGATTGGTAGGCATTCAGGTTTCGCGGAAAGCGCTGCTCATTGATCATCACTGAACCCAAGCCCGATTCGACGCTGATGCGGGCCGCTACGCCTTCCGGCACGGTGATGTCGAAATTGGCCGCCCCGCCGGAGATCTTGGCCCGCGTGTGCCCGGCCCGCTGTGGCATCACCAGGGTGGTACTGCTGGCCCCCGTCTCGATCTCAATCTCCTGAACTTGGGTATCGCGCAGGTCCAACGTGCTATCCGCCGCGCCGCATTCCAGTTTGATGATCGCAGGCGTTTTGGCATTGAGCTGTAGTTTGAGACGCTGCGCGCCATTCCAATTCCAGGGGAAGAAAGTGGTCAGGCCGTGCTCCAAGCGCACTCGCAATGTGTCGCCCTCGCGGCGAGCGGAATGCTGGACCGAGCCTGAACCGCTGAGCAGCTGCGTCCCGCTGCCGCCGCCGCTGAGGCTGAACTTGCCGGCGCCGTAGGTCAGACGCAGCTCGGCGCGCTTGGCGCCCTCGAGAGGGATTTGGATGCTATCCGCAATGCTGTTCTGGTCGTCCGGCCATTGGCGGCTGAGCAGGGTGTAGATGCCCAGTGCGATCAACACGATGGGAAAGATGAGCTGCGGCCGAATGCTGAACCAGTTGAGATTGTTGCCCAGAAAAAGAACACCGGCCAGGATGAGCAGCGCGCCCCAAAATAGATTGTGTTTATTCATGTTGTTCCTCAAGCTTTCATTCCCATTATACGGTTGCATGCCGCCTGCTGAAGTGTCAAATGCCTCAGGCAAGGCGCGCCCAGGCGAAGTAGGTAGGCACCTCCGCCGTAGGTTGGGCTTGGAGTGCGGCCAGCAGCGCGGCCAAGTCTGCTGCGGGCAGCAGCCCGGCCAGGTCCGCTTGCAGTACCTCGGCTTCCAGCGGGTTCTCCCCCGCGGCCGGATCGCTTTGCAGCCGGCCGCTTTCCGCGGGCGGCAGGCCGGCCGCGGCAAAACTGGCGGCCAGTTGCCCGCCAAAACCAGGGTCGGCTCCTTGCTGGCGCAGAGCCTGGACTTGCAACTGATTGACTGTTTGCAAGGCGCTGCTTGGCGCGGCGCGGGCAGTGTAGTCTGGCTCGGCAAAGGCCAGGACTGTCCCGCCGCGCCGCGTGATTCGGGCGGCTTCCCGCAGAGCTTGCACCGGGTCAGGCAGCCAAAGCAGCACATAATGGAAGAAGCTCAGATCGAAGCTGTTGTCCGCGTAGGGCAGGTGCAGGGCATCGCCGCAAGTCAAGTCCGCCGCGCAGACACTTCGCGCCCGTTGCAGGGCAGGGCGGTCAATATCCAAGCCGTGGATGGCTGCGCGAGTGGCGGGCAGACTGCGCAGCACGGCGCCGGGGCCGCAACCTACCTCCAGCACGCGTTGGGCATGGGCCAGCCCGGCGCGGACGAACAGGTGGCGGCGCAGCGGCTCGGTCCAGCCGGCTTGCTGCTGGTAACGGCGCTCAGCCAGGTCAGGGGACAGGGACATCTTGAGTATTATAGAGCTTGGCAAATTTTGCTCAGGGAAAATCGTAATAGACGGCCGCCTTTACAGGTTATATACTGTATCTATGGCCATCGCTATTCGCCCCACATCCATGAACGCACTTTGGCAGGGCCTTCGCCAGAACTCCAGCAGTTTTCTGGCTGCCCTGCAGCCCCCTGAAACTCCCAGCCTGGGATTGCATTATTACGATATCGAAGCATCCAACGGGCGCACTTTCCGCATCCACCTGCGCGTGGAGCCCAGCGGCAATGGCGTCCTCTTCGTGGATGTGACCGATGTGGTCCACCTGAACCAGACGGCCACCCTGATGGCCAAGATGGCCCTGGATGGCGTGCCGCGCCATGCAGCGCGGGCGCGCCTGGCCAGCTGGCGCAGCGGCGTGGCCGCTGCGCAGCTGAACAGCGAGCTCGACCAGATCTACGACATGGTCGATGGCTTCCGCCACCCGGACGGGGACTGTGCCACCTGCCGCCTGTCTGATGCGGTGTCCATGTCGCCCCTGTTCAGCATTGAGATCAATGCGCCGTACAAGGTAGACATGGCGCTGACCTACGGCTGCAACAACGAGTGCCCGCACTGTTACAACGAGAATGACCGCCTGCAAATGCCCTCACTGCCCCTGGTGGAGTGGCAGGCCGTGCTGGACCGCCTGGCTGAGCTGGGTGTGCCGCATTTGATCCTGACCGGCGGCGAGGCCACGCTGCACCCCGACCTGCCGCAGATCATCCAGTACGCCGAGAAGCTGGGCATGGTGGTAGGCCTCAACACCAACGGCCGTCA
Proteins encoded in this region:
- a CDS encoding endonuclease/exonuclease/phosphatase family protein, giving the protein MLSTFTKDWQRHAPAWLLTALTVVFGLQELRVLFVGFVGYLRDSVGMSSLSLAPVAIGIFALSFLAGLLNRLVSTRNALWVSAGGLALLRAAEQFAQTAPLDLYISAAAVVLFLIFIPVAIGSVRAQGGNAPLHFGLAFLLGLALDGVIVAAGRTLDLSWQSGLWPVVVVLALVVVQLWTLNREAAGAPAAHDGSWKANLATLAVGPWLFLQLLVFQSLPLISSNAGWHTPAAAIFLVLGNFLGLYIGTQIAGLRPSWLHALLAGALTLLALVLNTPGAGLTSLVLLLGQAFSMVLGLLLLLSAAGVKGEPGLLKTSLLNGLSQVFLVLLLFLYYASYDIDFGFRPPVLPLAAAAVVTLLAMAAGRSQAHTAGFTPAYSAAALLLIPLLMLPGWKLTDNPSSTPAGSVRIINYNVHDAVNTDGRVDPEALARVIEDSGADIVMLQEISRGWLIWGGMDMLEWFSLRLNMPYVWDATADSQWGMAIYSRYPLENVEFFDLPPDDVLLLRGFTVAEVDVNGQVLTLINTHYSEKDGQDEIRMVQSSAILDEWNGRPTTVVTGDFNARPESAAIQLMLEAGFIDVSRELGQPPTHTYYAADPTHQIDYIFLSPDLGYRDFLIPGTTASDHLPLIVTVEMP
- a CDS encoding glycerol-3-phosphate acyltransferase; the encoded protein is MEAKLVLSLVSSYLIGSIPFTQILARWVKGIDLRQVGSRNVGGRNLSRQLGVAWGLLGGALDVAKGAAALWLAEVLGVDYPERLLNGMAVVAGHNWPVWLRFHGGKGLLAALGAISYIVFPEGFWSFVVGMAILLPTRNILYTSTAGFASMLVVAARQNRPAEIVYFIIATWGVVFLASLPDVIKTLRTPGALKAYLHEPDAVYRQSTQKRKKP
- a CDS encoding class I SAM-dependent methyltransferase, yielding MSLSPDLAERRYQQQAGWTEPLRRHLFVRAGLAHAQRVLEVGCGPGAVLRSLPATRAAIHGLDIDRPALQRARSVCAADLTCGDALHLPYADNSFDLSFFHYVLLWLPDPVQALREAARITRRGGTVLAFAEPDYTARAAPSSALQTVNQLQVQALRQQGADPGFGGQLAASFAAAGLPPAESGRLQSDPAAGENPLEAEVLQADLAGLLPAADLAALLAALQAQPTAEVPTYFAWARLA